The genomic stretch TATCAATGAGCCATTCCACGCCAGTCGTAAGCACCTTGCTTAAGGCTTCGACTACAGGGCCGATTCCCTTGAAAGCAACGATGGCTAGACCGCCGCCGATAATGCCGGACGAGAAATTGTTAATGAGCATTTCGAAACCGGAAGGAATTTTGCCTTCAATCGATTGATCGAATTTTTTAAGTACCCATGCGGCAGCTGGGCCGACAATCATTGCTCCGAGGAACATGGGAATATCTGCTCCAGATATAACGCCTAGTGTAACGATCGCGCCGATAACGCCGCCTCGCACGCCATGTATCATTTGACCGCCCGTATAACCAATGAGAATAGGCAGCAGATACGTAATCATTGGTCCAACGAGCGTGGCGAGACTCTCGTTCGGATACCAGCCTGTCGGTATGAATAAAGCCGTTATGAGTCCCCATGCGATAAACGCTCCAATATTCGGCATAACCATGCCGCTGAGAAAACGACCAAATCGTTGAACGGAAACTTTGACGCTGCCGGTAACCGGTTTTTCAAGCTCCAGTTTACTCATGCTTCAACCTCCTATTTGTAATCATATAAACCAATTGAACATGAGTTAATCGTAATGTATAGCGCTTTCATTATCAATGAATTGATAAGTGGGTTGCGTCAATAGAGATGTTGACAGCATTTCTCCTTTTACTATTGCTGTTTTTCGGGGATGATGTATAATCACAGTTATTCTTTCTAAACGGGCAAAGGAGATACAAGATGCAGGAGCAGACGATTATTCGTTTTGAGTATGTAACGAAGCAGTATGACTATAACGACGAGCCTGTTCTTAAGGGCGTCAGCTTCACCATAGAGCGTGGCAAATTTTATACGCTGTTAGGTCCGTCAGGCTGCGGTAAAACGACGATACTTCGTTTGATTGCAGGCTTTACCGAGCCGTCAGAGGGCCGGATTTATTTTAATGGGAAGGTCATTAACCGGGTCCCTGCCAATGAGCGTCAGGTGAATACCGTCTTTCAGGATTATGCCCTATTTCCTCATCTTAATGTATTTGAGAACGTAGCGTTCGGTCTGCGCATCAAAAAGCTGAAAAACGCTGAGGTGTCAGCCAAAGTCATGGAGGCGCTCCGCTTCGTTAACTTGAATGGCTATGAGAAGCGTGAAATTACCGAGATGTCCGGCGGCCAGCGGCAACGTGTAGCGATTGCTAGGGCAATCGTGAATGAGCCGGAAATTATTTTGCTGGACGAGCCGCTCTCCGCACTGGATCTAAAGCTGCGAACGGAGATGCAGTATGAGCTGCGAGAGCTGCAGCGGCGGCTTGGGATCACGTTTATTTTCGTAACGCATGATCAGGAGGAGGCGCTGGCCATGTCGGATGAGATTTTTGTTATTAATGAAGGGAAGATTCAGCAGAGCGGCACGCCGACGGATATTTACGATGAGCCGATCAACCGGTTTGTAGCTGATTTTATTGGAGAAACGAATATTGTGTCTGGCAAAATGGTGCGTGACTTCGAGGTGGAATTTGCGGGCCGCACCTTTGAATGTGTCGATCAAGGGCTAATGCCAAACGAAGCGGTGGACATCGTAATTAGACCCGAGGATCTGGAGATCACCTCCACAGGCAATGGAAAGCTGCAGGTGCGCGTAGATTCTCAGCTGTTCCGTGGCGTGCATTACGAGATTTGCTGCTATGATGATGCTGGCAATGAATGGCTTGTCCATTCCACGCGCAAAGCGACGGTGGGAGAGCGAATTGGACTTACGTTCGACTCTGAGGCGATCCACGTTATGCGGCTTGGCGAGACAGAAGAAGAGTTTGATAAACGTTTGGAAGCTTACAGCGAGGCCGGCGATGTCAAATAAATCGCGCAGCTTTTACCTCATCCCTTATTTGGCGTGGGTCGTGCTGTTCGTCATTGCGCCAATTGTTCTCGTAGCGTATTACTCGCTCTTTAACGTGGAGGGTGCCTTTACGTTCGATAACTACGTGAAGTTTTTTACGCCAGTCTACATGCGAATGACGGTTAACTCCTTCTGGTACGCCTTTCTCATTACGGCTTTTTCCTTGCTTATCGCCTACCCAACAGCGTATTTGCTGACAAGGACCAAGCATAAGCAGCTTTGGCTTCTGCTTATTATTTTGCCGAGCTGGATTAATCTGCTCTTGAAGGCTTACGCGTTCATTGGCTTGTTCGGCACCTATGGCTTCGCCAACTCGGTGCTTGAGGCCGTCGGTATCGGCAAGCAGCAAATTTTGTTTACTGATTTCAGTTTTATTTTCGTATCGGTTTATATCTTTATCCCGTTCATGATTTTGCCGATCTTTAATGCGCTTGAGGGAATGAACCCTTCGCTCATCTATGCGGCGCGGGACTTAGGGGCATCGGCATGGACGACGTTCCGTCGTGTCATCTTCCCGCTCACCATTAGTGGTGTGAAGGCGGGCTGCATGGCGGTATTCATTCCGGCGCTGTCGCTGTTCATGATTACAAGGCTGATTGCGGGCAATCGGGTGATTACGCTAGGAACGGCCATCGAGCAGCATTTTCTTGTGACGCAGGACTGGGGCATGGGCTCGACTATCGCAGTATTTCTCATTTTGGCGATGGCGATTATGATGCTCATCACCGGCAAACGGAAGCGAGGTGCGGTCGATGCGCGAAAAAAATAAATGGTCCAATCTGTATTTGGTGCTCGTATTCGCAGTCCTTTATGCGCCTATTTTTTATTTAATGTTTTATTCCTTCAATAGCGGCGGCTCGATGCGAAATTTCGAGAGCTTTACGCTTGATTATTACAAAGAGGTTTTTGAGGATACACGGCTGCTGATCATTGTGCTGAATACATTCATCATTGCGCTGCTGTCTGCGACCATCTCGACGATTCTAGGTGTAATTGGAGCCATTGCGATTCACCATATTCGAAGCAATCGTCCGAAGCAAGCGCTGCTTACGCTCAATAATGTGCTGATTGTGAGCCCGGATGTCATTATTGGAGCTTCCTTCCTGATCCTGTTTACGATTATCGGCATTAAGCTGGGCTTCGTTTCGGTGCTGCTGTCGCATATTGCTTTCAGCGTTCCGATTGTCGTCATTATGGTACTGCCGAAGCTGCAGGAGATGAGCACAACATTGCTTGACGCTGCCCGCGATCTTGGCGCAAGCTCGCTGCAGGTGCTGACAAGGGTAGTCCTGCCCTTTATCAAGCCGGGCATATTCGCGGGCTTCTTCATGGCGCTGACCTATTCGCTGGATGATTTTGCGGTCACGTTTTTTGTTACAGGCAATGGGTTCTCCACGCTGTCGGTCGAAATTTATTCACGGGCACGCCAAGGCGTATCGCTGTCGATCAATGCGTTGTCGACGCTTATCTTTCTATTTACAATCGTTCTCGTTGTCGGCTACTACTTCGTTTATCAGCGGAACACAAAGTCGTCAGTTAAGGAGGGACGCTAATGAAGCAGCTCATACGCATGTTTGCTGTGGTGATGATCGTATCGCTGCTGCTCATTTATTTGACCGCCTATCTGAACTCAAGCGAGGGCTACAGCGGCGATAATACGTTAACGATTTATAACTGGGGCGATTATATAGACCCTGAGCTTCTTGCTCGTTTTGAAGAGGAAGCAGGCATAAAGGTTATTTATCAGACCTTTGATTCGAATGAAGCGATGATGACCAAGATTGAGCAAGGGGGGACGACGTTCGATGTGAGCATTCCCTCAGAGTACGCCATTAGCAAAATGAAAGAAGAAAACCTGCTGCTTGAGCTCGATCATTCCAAGCTTCCGAATTTGAAAAACATTGATCAAAGATTCATGAATTTGTCCTTCGATCCGGATAATACCTACTCGATTCCTTATTTCTGGGGCACGGTCGGTATCGTATACAACCCGGAGCTGGTTGGCGAGCTGACCTTCTCCAGCTGGGATGATCTATGGGACGAAAGTCTTCGCAATCAAATCCTGCTGCTGGATGGGGCGCGCGAGGTGATGGGCATGGGGCTGAACAGCCTTCAATACTCACTCAATGATACGGACGAGGCGCATTTGCAGGAGGCGAAGGCGAAGCTGCTCCAAATGACGCCGAACGTAAAGGCAATTGTAGGCGACGAGATCAAGATGCTGCTTGCGAATGAGGAAGCGGCGGTAGGCTTAGTGTGGTCAGGAGATGCCTCGGAGATTATGGGGGAGAATGAGAAGCTTGATTACGTCGTTCCGGAGGAAGGCTCGAATCTATGGTTCGATAATATGGTCATTCCAAAAACAGCCCGGAATATCGAAGGCGCGCATCAGTTTATTAATTTCATGCTCGATCCCGAGGTAGCGGCGCAAAATACGGAATATGTTGGCTATTCCTCGCCTAACCAAGCGGCAATGGCTTTGCTGCCCGAGGAAATTTCGGGTGATGAGCGATTTTATCCGGATGAGGAGCTGACCAGTAGGCTTGAGGTGTACGACAATCTCGGCAAAAGAATGCTGTCCCACTACAATGAGCTGTTCCTTGAGTTCAAAATGCATAAGAAATGAACTGAATTTACAGCGATATGAATGCATGAAATATAGTGGATCGAGAAAGCTCTCAGAGCTCTCTCGATCCATTTTATTATGGAGAAATAGATCGCATTAAAATGTAAGCGGTTCATATCATTAGGCATCAAAAAAATAACATCAAGCTAGGGCAAATAAGCAAAAATAATGGAAAATCTGAAGAGAGAACACCGAAACTTGTCGAAAGCTTGAGGGAATTCGCGTGAATTTTGTTAATGTATCTAACGTTTATTATCCTGAGTGGAGTCGATTGGATGAATAAAACGATAATTATTGATTTTTATGATGTGATTAATGACATCAGATCGGCGCTTGCGAAGTGTAGGATAAAGCTTGGAATTTACAAAGTATAGAGCTGACATCGTATCGATATGAAGCTTGTGAAACGATTCCCAAAGTGGTTGTGGGTTTCCGGAATCGGCGAAAATAGGGATAAGCATGCGTCGGAAAGCAAAGTAAAGGACAATCATGCTTCAAATTGGTGTATCTGTGTCGAGGGAGATTAGGTTCCGTAAATGACCAATTTTGTTTATTTTTTGCGATAATTCGAGGTTTTCATAAGCTTTCTTCTACGTGGTGTGTTATTAATCATAACATGCAAATGATATATAACATGACAATGGATAAAAATGTTGAATATTTGTACTTTTTAACGAAAAAAATCTTTTAAAATACGTTTGAAAAAGGTAAAATCATTAAAGCGGCTTTTCGATGGATTGGGAGTCGAATTCTACGATGAAGGAATGAACCTGAAATGACAGTGAGCACAGTAGTAGAAACGTTGAATCCGTACCAAATTGCACAACAACAAATTGATACTGCAGCGGCACATTTGCAATTGCCTGAGCATGTAACACAAATTTTGAAAAATCCTAAGCGTGTGCTATCGGTTAACTTCCCTGTTCGTATGGACGATGGAACCGTTCGTGTGTTCGAAGGCTACCGTGCCCAACATAACGATGCTATCGGTCCCACTAAGGGCGGCATTCGCTTTCACCCAGATGTAACTCTCGACGAGGTTAAAGCACTTTCCATGTGGATGAGCTTCAAATGCGGCGTGGTAGGCCTGCCATATGGCGGCGGTAAAGGCGGCGTAGTTTGTGATCCTCATCTTCTTAGCAAAGGCGAGCTTGAGCGTGTAAGCCGTGCTTTCATGGAAGCTATTTCTGATTTCGTAGGACCAGACAAAGATATTCCTGCACCGGACGTATATACGACACCGCAAATTATGGGTTGGATGATGGATACGTACAGCAGACTTAAAGGTGTGAACTCCCCGGGCGTTATTACAGGTAAACCGCTTATTCTTGGCGGATCGAAAGGTCGTAATGAAGCTACAGCACAAGGCTGTGTCTACACGATTCTGGCTGCCCTGAATGATAAAGGCATTCCAGTTCAGAACGCTACTGCTGCTGTTCAAGGCTTTGGCAACGCAGGCCGTATCGCTGCGCGCTTGCTTAGCGAAGCAGGCTGTAAAATTGTAGCGGTAAGTGATTCCAAATGTGGAATCTACGATGCGAACGGAATAGATATCGAGAAAATATCCACACTAAAAGATACATCCTCCATTCGTGAGTATGGCGAGTCGTTCGTCATTTCAAATGAGGCGCTTCTTGAGCTTGATGTTGATATTTTGGTACCAGCTGCACTTGAGAATGTCATCACTGCTGCGAATGCTGATCGCATTAAAGCGAAGATCGTTGCTGAAGCGGCTAATGGTCCAACAACACCGGAAGCGGATCGTGTACTTGCAAGCCACGGTATTACCGTTATTCCTGACGTGCTTGCGAATGCAGGCGGCGTAACTGTGTCTTATTTCGAGTGGGTTCAAAACCTTGCGAACTACTACTGGAGCGAAGAAGAAGTGCTTGAGAAACTGGAAACGAACATGATTCTTTCTTATGTTGCTGTTCGCGACCTGGCTAAAGAGCATGACACGGACCTTCGTACAGCTGCTTATATGATTTCGATCAAACGAATCGCAGCTGCAATGGAAGCAAGAGGCTGGATTTAAGCTTTTAAAAATTTTTTATGAAAAGGTGGCAGCACCATGACTGAACAGATTCGCATCGGCATCGTTGGTTACGGCAACTTGGGCCGCGGTGTTGAGCTTGCGATCAAGCAAAGCCCGGATTTGAGACTAGATGCGATTTTTACGCGCAGAGATCCTGCTTCGATTCCTTCTGCAATCAAAGCCTATTCCGTCCTAGAAGCTGAGCGCTTTGTTAATGATATCGACGTCATGATTTTATGCGGAGGCTCGGCAACGGATTTGCCAGAGCAAGTGCCTGCTTTTGCACGCTTGTTCCATACGGTAGACAGCTTCGATACCCATGCTCGCATACCTGAGTATTTTGAGCAGGTGGACGCAGTTGCACAGGCGAGCGGCAAGGTGAGTGTTATTTCGACAGGCTGGGACCCAGGTCTGTTCTCATTGAATCGTCTGCTCGCTGAAGCGATTTTGCCGGTAGGCAAAGAGTACACGTTCTGGGGCAAAGGAGTAAGCCAAGGGCACTCCGACGCTATCCGTCGTGTGAAAGGCGTTAAGAATGGCGTTCAATACACGATTCCAAGCGAAGATGCAGTTGCCCGCGTGCGTGGCGGCGAGGAGCCTGAGCTTGCAACACGTGATAAGCATATCCGCGATTGCTACATTGTAGCAGAGGAAGGTGCGGATCAAGCGGCGATTGCCGAGGAAATCCGTACGATGCCGAACTATTTCGCTGATTACAATACGACTGTTCACTTCATAGATGAAGCGACGCTGAAGGCAGAGCACTCTGCGATGCCTCACGGCGGTACGGTATTGCGCAGCGGCAAGACAGGCGATAACAATACGCAAATTATTGAATTTGGCCTGAAGCTTGCAAGCAATCCGGAATTTACGGCAAGTGTTCTAGTAGCCTATGCTAGAGCGGCATTTAAGCTTGCTGGCAGTGGTCAGGTTGGAGCGAAAACAGTCTTCGACATCCCATTTGGCTACCTTTCGCCAAAATCCGCAGCAGATCTACGCAAGCGATTGCTATAAGCTGAAGGACATCTGAACAAATTCTGAAACTCCCTCGTTTTAACATTTTTTTACTAACACTTTTGGTAATTGTAGGGTATACTGATAAAAGATATGAGTTAAAACTGTCGAAATATAGTGGTTGGTGCTGAATCTTGAAACTTCCTATGATAGAATGAAGTTCAAACCAGTGATTGATAGGTTATGAACAGAAACTATCAGAAAGTGAGATTAGCATGATTGATATCCATACACATATTTTACCCCAGGTAGATGATGGTGCTGCGAATTGGTATGATACTTTGGACATGGCCCGGGCAGCCGTTTCAGAGGGAATTACAACCATTATTGCAACACCACATCATGCTAACGGGACCTACACCAATGCAGCAAACGAAGTAATCAAGCACACTCGCTCTATTAATGAACAGTTAATAGATGCTGGTGTGCCTGTTACTGTCCGGACTGGTCAGGAAATTCGCGTCCACGACGATCTGCTTGATGCTTGGCATAGGGGAGAACTGCTTTCTTTGGCAGAGTCCAGCTATGTATTGATAGAAATGCCCTCCTCGCGTATTCCGAAGACGATGATTGAGATCATTCATGAATTGAAAGTAATGAATTTGAAGCCTATCATTGCACACCCTGAGAGAAATTTAGAAATTGTACAGCATCCAGAGCGTTTAACTGAGCTTATTGATGCGGGAGCTTTTGCACAAGTAACGACCCACTCGCTATTAGGCGGATTCGGCAAACGAATTGAACAATCGGCGTGGTCATTATTGAAAAGTGGAGATATACACATTGTATCTTCAGATGCTCATCATATTGTTCGCCGAGGCTTTCGATTGAGCGAAGCCTATGATTCAATTGAGAGGCGGATGGGAGAACAGTGGGTGAGCTACTTAAAGATGAATGCTCAAGCTGTTGTTCTTAATGCTCTATTTCAAGATCAACCGACTATAGTCTCATCTTCGGATGGGATAGTAGGACGATTTATTTCCTATTTTCAGAGAAGTAAGAAAGACTAGGTTTGTGGTTCGCTAGAACTAACAAACATCGATTGTTTTGTCGATACATACATAATGGTGTTATTAGACATCCATCTATTAGATGGATGCAACTATTATATATAGGAGTGGTATAAAGTGAAATTAAGAAGAAAAATAGCAATTTCAACCATTGCAGCGAGCGTAGCTCTTACAGCATTGGCTGGAATCCCGCTAAGCAGCAAGGGATTGGTTGAGAAGCTTGGAGTAAGTGGAGTAGTATACGCAGCATCGACTGGCTCTAATGCAGCTTTCCTAACAGAATCTGGAAAAATTTATACGGAGCTGGCTAAGATTTCTGGTGGAGTTGAAGCTGTTGAGGCTTTCCGTGTGGAAATTGCAGCCGCACTTGCCATTACTGGAAACTCGATTTTGGTGCCGATTACAGAGCGTCTTGACGTTGATGATCAAGCAGGCTTTAAAGAAGTAATCGTAGATCTGCTCGCTGTTCCGGTTAGCTCGGGCTGGGAAGCTTCGCTCGATCAGAAGCGTGAGCTTCACAAGGAATATTTGAAGGGCTTGTCGCAGGCAGCTGGTGTAACGTTGACGGTTGATGACATTGCTCAGGTTGCACTTGCGCTAGAAACCAAATTAGCAACCATTGCTGGCAGTGTAACGGGTCTAGCAGATATTAATGCTTCGCTGAAGGATCAACTCCGTGCAGCTGTAAAATCAGCTCTTGAGTCTAACACCAACGTAAAAGCGGTAATTGAACACTATCAAATTACAACTGAAGATTTAACAAATGTATATACCGAGCTTCAAGCTAGTCCTGCAGTTAACGCGTTGACAGCACTTTCAGCATTTGTTGCATTGGACAAAGCATACAAAGCTGCTCATCCAGCTACAGGCGGCATCGGCGGGGGCGACGTTATCCCTGTTCCAGAAACTCCAGTTCCAGAATCAACAGGTAAATTGCTTGATGATTTGACGAATGCACTTGATAAAGCGACTGAATCGGAGAAAGCTGCGATTATCACGAAATTTGTTGCAGATGCTCAAGCTGAGATTGCTAAGCTGGCAACAATTAGCGCATCCTCCAGTGTCAGCACAGTAAACGGTCAAGCGGTTCTTCAATTAAATGATAGTGATGTATTGTCAGTAATCGCTGGAATTAACGCAGTTGCGGCAAAGGTTAATGAGGTAGCTCCGACTGCGGCGATTGCTAAAACGACTTTGGCCATTAATCTTGGCGATGTAACGGCTAAGGATGTTGTAGTCAACCTTTCTGACGCAGTTGTGAAAGCAGCGGCAGCCGGCAATGTATCCGGCGCAGCATTCACCATTGGTGAATTTAAGGTGACGCTTCCTGTTGGCGGTACGTTCAATTCTGCTCTTTCGCTTACCATTAAGAAGAGCGAAGCGACTGAAGAGGCTGTTGGTGCTTTGAAATCGGCTTCAGAAATCTACGATTTCGGCCTAACTGTCGGCGGTACTGCAAGAACTACCTTCGATCAACCGATTACTCTCAACATTCCACTTGGTGATACGACAGGTATTGATAAAGAGCTGCTATCAGTAGCGAAGATCGTTGACGGAGAGCTTGTATTCCACGGCGGTCGTGTATCCGGCAATTCGATTATCGAGTCTCGTGATTCGTTCTCCTCTTATGTGGTTGTAGAGAACAAGGTTTCGTTTAGTGATATTGCTTCGGTTGAAGCTTGGGCTGGCCGCCAAATTCAGGTTGTAGCTGCCAAGGGCGCTATTGAAGGCAAGTCAGAAGGGAAGTTTGTTCCGAAGGATAAAGTAACCCGTGCTGAGTTTGCCAAGATGCTTATCCGTGCTCTAGATCTTGAGAATGGTTCGGCAGCTGAAAGCTTTGATGATGTGAATTCGACTGACTGGTATGCACCGTATGTGGCTGCAGCAGCCCAGTTGAAAATCATTAACGGCCGTTCGGCTTCGAAATTTGATCCTAATGCTACCATCACTCGCGCTGAGATGGCGACAATGATTTCCCGTGCATTGAAGGTATCCCATGATGCAGCAGCTGTCACTGATGTGGACACAGCTCTTAAAGGCTTTGCTGATGCTGCGAGAATCAACGCTACGTTGAAAGAAGGCGTGGCCTTTGCCGCGACTCACAAAATCGTAATTGGTGATGCTGGTAAGTTCCTGCCAAACAACAATGCAACTCGTGCTGAAGCAGCCGTTATTATTTACAGAGCGCTAAACTTCAACAACTAAAATAAAAATAGCGTAATCTTCCTCTCATGCAGATGGGAGGAAGATTTTTTTCGGAACTAGGATAGGTTTCTAAAATAAACTAGAGAATTAAGTGTTGGGGGTGTAGTTCTTTGGAATTATATAATTAATTCCAGAAGACTGTATCTTATGGAGGAGAATGGCGTGTCTAACGAACTGGATTTGCGGCAATACATAGCGATTATAAAGAAGAGATTATTACTGATTATATTGATGGTTATCATATGTACGGCAGCAACGGCTGTGGTTAGCATTTTTTTCAAAAGCCCTGTCTACGAGGCTTCTACGAAGATTATTGTAAACCAGACAGCGACACAGATGACAACGGGTCAACTGGATATTAATCAGATTAACTCCAATATTAAGATGATTGATACGTACAAAGAAATCATTAAAACACCTGCGATTTTGGATAAAGTGGCTTCGCAGTACCCGGAGCTAGGTCTGAATGCAGGCGAGCTTTCGCGCAAAATTCAAGTGAGCTCCGTCAACAATACACAAGTCATGACGTTGGTTGTACAAGATGTGGACTACAGGCTAGCAGCTCAAATTGTGAATGCGGTGTCTAATGTGTTCCAAGTAGAGATCCAGAATATCTTTAAGGTTGAGAATGTCTCCATTCTTAATGAAGCAGTCGTAGATGCGCAGCCGAGCCCGGTATCGCCTAATATTCCGCTTAATATTGCGATAGCCGTTATCGTTTCTCTAATGATTGCAATTGGAATTACATTTTTGCTTGAATATTTGGATGATACGATTAAGACGGAAGCAGATGTATTGCAATTTTTAGGACAGCCTACGCTTGCAATGATCTCAAGGATGAGTCCTGAGGATGCTAATTCTAGCCAAACCAGCGCAGCAAACCAAACATACAAGGCAGGTGAATTAGAGCGTGTCTCAATCGAAAAATAAACGTCAGCTCATTACCATTACAAATCCTCGGTCTCCGATCTCTGAATCCTATCGCGCGCTGCGCACCAATATTGAATTCTCATCGATTGATGAGAAGCTGCAGGTCATTATGGTTTCCTCGGCTGGCCCCGGTGAGGGCAAGTCGACGACCATTACGAATCTGGCAGTGACATTCGCTCAGTCGGAGAAGAAGGTTGTACTTATCGATGCCGATCTCCGCAAGCCTACCGCCCATCATACCTTCTCCATTTCTAATCGGTACGGGCTCTCCAGCGTTGTTTCTCAGCAGTGCTCATTGGAGGAATCCATACAACTGACCAATGTGCCAAACCTGGATGTCGTTACATCGGGTCCAATTCCGCCTAACCCCGCGGAAATGATGAACTCCAAACGAATGACCTTAATTCTTGAGAGATTAAGGCAGTTGTATGACATTGTATTAATTGATACCCCCCCGCTGCTTGCTGTAACGGACGCGCAGATTGTGGCTGCCAAAAGTGACGGCGTTCTTCTAGTGGTAGACCAAGGGAAAGTGAAAAGGGATATTGCAAGTAAAGCGGTGAAGAGCTTAGAGAGCGTAAATGCTCATATTCTAGGTGTTGTGCTTAATAATGTGAAGCGCAAAGCCAATGAAGAAGCCTATTATTATTATTATGGTGTACAAGATAAATAGATTGATCGGGGTAGAGGTTTAAATTTGTGGAGGGATGAGTCGAGTGAGCAACAAAAATAGAATGTTAATCATATTAATAGTAGATATTTGTATTGTATGGTTGGCAATTTCAACCTCGTATTTGTTTCGTTTTGATGGAAGTATCTCTCCCTTCTTCGAAAAACAAATGCTACTATTTGCTTTCTTGACAACATTTATTGGCGGCAGCAGTTTAGCTTACTTCCGTATGTACAGAAGAATGTGGCAGTATGCCAGTATAGGGGAAATTATTGAGCTTTTTAAAGCCGTATTCATCGGCCTTCTGTTATCTTATGCTGCGACCTACTTAATCGCAGGCAATCGGGTGCCTATATCGGTAGCTACTA from Paenibacillus sp. FSL H8-0548 encodes the following:
- a CDS encoding S-layer homology domain-containing protein — its product is MKLRRKIAISTIAASVALTALAGIPLSSKGLVEKLGVSGVVYAASTGSNAAFLTESGKIYTELAKISGGVEAVEAFRVEIAAALAITGNSILVPITERLDVDDQAGFKEVIVDLLAVPVSSGWEASLDQKRELHKEYLKGLSQAAGVTLTVDDIAQVALALETKLATIAGSVTGLADINASLKDQLRAAVKSALESNTNVKAVIEHYQITTEDLTNVYTELQASPAVNALTALSAFVALDKAYKAAHPATGGIGGGDVIPVPETPVPESTGKLLDDLTNALDKATESEKAAIITKFVADAQAEIAKLATISASSSVSTVNGQAVLQLNDSDVLSVIAGINAVAAKVNEVAPTAAIAKTTLAINLGDVTAKDVVVNLSDAVVKAAAAGNVSGAAFTIGEFKVTLPVGGTFNSALSLTIKKSEATEEAVGALKSASEIYDFGLTVGGTARTTFDQPITLNIPLGDTTGIDKELLSVAKIVDGELVFHGGRVSGNSIIESRDSFSSYVVVENKVSFSDIASVEAWAGRQIQVVAAKGAIEGKSEGKFVPKDKVTRAEFAKMLIRALDLENGSAAESFDDVNSTDWYAPYVAAAAQLKIINGRSASKFDPNATITRAEMATMISRALKVSHDAAAVTDVDTALKGFADAARINATLKEGVAFAATHKIVIGDAGKFLPNNNATRAEAAVIIYRALNFNN
- a CDS encoding Wzz/FepE/Etk N-terminal domain-containing protein; this encodes MSNELDLRQYIAIIKKRLLLIILMVIICTAATAVVSIFFKSPVYEASTKIIVNQTATQMTTGQLDINQINSNIKMIDTYKEIIKTPAILDKVASQYPELGLNAGELSRKIQVSSVNNTQVMTLVVQDVDYRLAAQIVNAVSNVFQVEIQNIFKVENVSILNEAVVDAQPSPVSPNIPLNIAIAVIVSLMIAIGITFLLEYLDDTIKTEADVLQFLGQPTLAMISRMSPEDANSSQTSAANQTYKAGELERVSIEK
- a CDS encoding CpsD/CapB family tyrosine-protein kinase, with translation MSQSKNKRQLITITNPRSPISESYRALRTNIEFSSIDEKLQVIMVSSAGPGEGKSTTITNLAVTFAQSEKKVVLIDADLRKPTAHHTFSISNRYGLSSVVSQQCSLEESIQLTNVPNLDVVTSGPIPPNPAEMMNSKRMTLILERLRQLYDIVLIDTPPLLAVTDAQIVAAKSDGVLLVVDQGKVKRDIASKAVKSLESVNAHILGVVLNNVKRKANEEAYYYYYGVQDK